The Gillisia sp. Hel_I_86 genome has a segment encoding these proteins:
- the accB gene encoding acetyl-CoA carboxylase biotin carboxyl carrier protein, translating into MDIKEIQNLIKFVAKSGASEVKLEMDDIKITIKTGSGDAEPTYIQQVPMQGQMQQAIPQQQVPAVGQEAPQTAAGDTKQSAPEESSKYITVKSPIIGTFYRKPSPDKDVFVEVGDNIKVGDVLCVIEAMKLFNEIESEVSGKIVKVLVDDSSPVEFDQPLFLVDPS; encoded by the coding sequence ATGGATATAAAAGAAATTCAGAATTTAATCAAGTTTGTAGCTAAGTCTGGTGCCAGTGAGGTAAAACTTGAAATGGATGATATAAAGATCACCATTAAAACAGGATCTGGCGATGCAGAGCCAACATATATTCAGCAAGTCCCGATGCAAGGGCAAATGCAACAAGCAATCCCACAACAACAAGTTCCTGCTGTTGGGCAAGAAGCTCCACAAACTGCGGCAGGCGATACTAAACAATCTGCACCAGAGGAATCTTCAAAATACATCACGGTAAAGTCTCCAATTATTGGGACTTTTTACCGTAAACCATCTCCAGATAAAGATGTTTTTGTTGAAGTGGGAGATAACATTAAAGTAGGTGATGTTCTTTGCGTGATCGAAGCGATGAAACTTTTCAACGAAATTGAAAGTGAAGTTTCAGGAAAAATAGTAAAAGTATTAGTAGACGATTCTTCCCCTGTAGAATTCGATCAGCCATTATTCTTGGTAGATCCGTCATAA
- the accC gene encoding acetyl-CoA carboxylase biotin carboxylase subunit, whose protein sequence is MFKKILIANRGEIALRIIRTCREMGIKTVAVYSTADAESLHVRFADEAVCIGPPPSNLSYLKISNIIAAAEITNADAIHPGYGFLAENSKFSKICQEHNIKFIGASPEMIDKMGDKASARATMTAAGVPCIPGSEGLLKDYADCLKTAKEMGFPVMLKATAGGGGKGMRAVMKEENLQAAWDSARQEAGAAFGNDGMYMEKLILEPRHIEIQIVGDSTGKACHLSERDCSIQRRHQKLTEETPSPFMTDKLRKQMGDAAVKAAEFIKYEGAGTIEFLVDKHRNFYFMEMNTRIQVEHPITEQVIDYDLIREQILVAAGIPLSGKNYFPKLHSIECRINAEDPYNDFRPSPGKITNLHAPGGHGVRIDTHVYSGYSIPPNYDSMIAKLITTAQTREEAINKMKRALDEFVIEGVKTTIPFHRQLMDHPDYLDGNYTTKFMESWKMDAIKEE, encoded by the coding sequence ATGTTTAAAAAAATATTAATTGCCAACAGGGGTGAGATCGCACTGCGAATTATCCGTACCTGTAGGGAAATGGGCATAAAAACCGTAGCGGTATATTCTACTGCCGATGCAGAAAGTCTTCATGTACGTTTTGCAGACGAAGCGGTTTGTATAGGCCCACCACCCAGTAACCTTTCATATTTAAAAATATCAAATATCATTGCCGCTGCAGAGATTACCAATGCAGATGCCATACATCCAGGATATGGGTTTTTAGCAGAGAATTCTAAATTCTCCAAGATCTGTCAGGAGCACAATATCAAATTTATTGGTGCATCCCCAGAAATGATAGATAAAATGGGGGATAAAGCTTCTGCCCGTGCAACAATGACTGCTGCAGGTGTTCCTTGTATCCCAGGATCTGAAGGACTGCTCAAAGATTATGCAGATTGTTTAAAGACTGCAAAAGAAATGGGTTTCCCGGTAATGCTTAAAGCTACTGCCGGTGGTGGAGGAAAAGGAATGCGTGCCGTAATGAAGGAGGAAAATCTTCAGGCAGCATGGGATTCTGCTCGTCAAGAAGCGGGTGCTGCCTTTGGAAATGATGGGATGTATATGGAAAAACTCATTTTGGAGCCACGCCATATCGAGATCCAAATTGTAGGGGATAGCACAGGAAAAGCATGTCACCTTTCAGAAAGGGATTGCTCAATCCAAAGAAGGCATCAAAAGCTTACCGAAGAAACCCCTTCGCCTTTCATGACAGATAAGTTGAGAAAGCAAATGGGAGATGCCGCCGTAAAAGCAGCAGAATTCATTAAATATGAAGGTGCAGGAACAATAGAATTCTTGGTAGACAAACATAGAAATTTCTACTTTATGGAGATGAACACTCGTATCCAGGTAGAACATCCAATAACAGAACAGGTAATAGATTACGATCTTATTCGCGAGCAGATTTTGGTCGCGGCTGGAATTCCGCTTTCGGGAAAGAATTACTTTCCAAAACTGCACTCCATAGAATGCAGGATCAATGCAGAAGATCCTTATAACGACTTTAGGCCTTCCCCGGGGAAGATCACCAATTTACACGCTCCAGGAGGGCATGGTGTAAGAATAGATACGCACGTTTACAGCGGCTATTCCATTCCTCCAAACTACGATTCCATGATCGCTAAATTGATCACCACTGCTCAAACCAGGGAAGAAGCTATCAATAAAATGAAACGCGCCTTGGATGAGTTCGTGATAGAAGGGGTTAAAACCACGATTCCGTTCCATAGGCAATTAATGGATCATCCAGATTATTTGGATGGAAACTACACCACCAAATTCATGGAGTCCTGGAAAATGGATGCCATTAAAGAAGAATAA
- a CDS encoding NAD(P)/FAD-dependent oxidoreductase, with amino-acid sequence MNLSYWEHKSWLSNIDHTIIGSGIVGLNTALRLREKFPKTNILILERGFLPNGASTKNAGFACFGSLSEMLDDLNTHSEEEVVQLVQKRVDGLALLRKTLGDGTIDFNRWGGYELFTPEDKALLEECESKIEYVNKLLFPIFKENVFSTGPNKFNFKKIKETVIFNKFEGQINTGKMMEALLKKAANTGIKILNNISVEEFSEGNTSVKIKTDQFEFTTKKLLIATNGFAVQLGLESVKPARAQVLITKPIENLQIKGTFHLHKGYYYFRNIDKRILLGGGRNLDLKTEETTTLGETALIQDKLEELLKETILPNMDFEIDRRWSGIMGVGTQKKPIVKQLSDNTFCGVRLGGMGVAIGSLVGRELADLITH; translated from the coding sequence ATGAACTTATCCTACTGGGAGCATAAGTCTTGGCTGTCTAATATAGATCATACTATTATTGGGAGCGGAATTGTAGGTCTTAATACTGCTCTCAGATTAAGGGAAAAATTTCCAAAAACCAATATTCTAATTCTGGAACGTGGTTTCCTGCCAAATGGTGCAAGTACCAAGAATGCAGGATTTGCTTGTTTTGGGAGTCTTTCAGAAATGCTGGACGATCTAAATACACATTCAGAAGAAGAAGTGGTACAACTGGTTCAAAAAAGAGTAGATGGGTTGGCACTTTTGCGCAAGACTCTAGGAGATGGAACCATAGATTTTAATCGATGGGGAGGTTATGAACTTTTTACTCCCGAAGATAAAGCGCTATTGGAGGAGTGTGAATCTAAAATAGAATATGTAAATAAACTACTATTTCCAATTTTTAAAGAAAACGTTTTTAGCACCGGCCCCAATAAATTCAATTTTAAAAAGATCAAGGAAACGGTGATTTTTAACAAGTTTGAAGGCCAGATCAATACCGGAAAAATGATGGAAGCCTTGCTTAAAAAGGCTGCAAATACAGGAATCAAGATCTTGAATAATATAAGTGTTGAAGAGTTTTCAGAAGGAAATACTTCAGTAAAAATCAAGACCGATCAATTTGAATTCACTACAAAAAAGTTATTAATTGCAACCAACGGATTTGCCGTTCAGTTAGGTTTGGAATCGGTGAAACCGGCAAGAGCACAGGTCCTTATTACCAAACCGATTGAAAACCTTCAAATAAAAGGGACTTTTCACTTGCATAAGGGCTATTATTACTTCAGAAATATAGATAAGCGTATCTTGTTGGGCGGGGGAAGAAATCTGGATCTTAAAACAGAAGAAACAACCACGTTAGGTGAAACAGCACTTATTCAGGATAAATTAGAAGAGTTGCTAAAAGAAACTATCTTACCAAACATGGATTTTGAAATAGATAGGCGTTGGAGCGGGATCATGGGGGTAGGAACTCAAAAGAAACCTATCGTAAAACAACTTTCCGATAATACTTTTTGCGGAGTTAGGTTGGGAGGAATGGGTGTTGCCATTGGCAGTTTGGTGGGTAGGGAATTAGCAGATTTGATCACTCATTAA
- the mtgA gene encoding monofunctional biosynthetic peptidoglycan transglycosylase, with protein sequence MKKFFRFLLKLILGLIAFSIFIVLLYKWVPVPATPLMVIRYFENPEEPIKHDWVSYNEISGYLPLAVLSSEDQNFLNHSGFDMKAIEKAIENNKNGKRVRGASTISQQTAKNVFLWPHRNWFRKGMEAYFTLLIETLWSKERIMEVYLNSIEMGKGVYGAETASQYWFQKPASKLTTYEAAAIAAVLPNPRVYRANPASSYIAQRKTWIVGQMQNYGPFSIKN encoded by the coding sequence ATGAAGAAATTTTTCAGGTTCCTTTTAAAGCTAATCCTTGGTTTAATTGCCTTTAGCATTTTTATAGTGTTGCTTTATAAATGGGTGCCGGTTCCTGCTACGCCGCTTATGGTAATAAGATATTTTGAAAATCCTGAAGAACCCATTAAACACGATTGGGTTTCTTATAATGAAATCTCGGGATATTTACCTCTTGCGGTGCTTTCCAGTGAAGATCAGAATTTTTTGAATCATTCTGGTTTCGATATGAAAGCCATAGAAAAGGCCATTGAAAACAATAAAAACGGAAAGCGGGTTCGTGGTGCAAGTACGATCTCACAGCAAACGGCGAAAAATGTGTTTTTATGGCCTCACCGTAATTGGTTTAGGAAAGGAATGGAAGCATATTTCACCTTGCTTATAGAGACTTTGTGGAGCAAAGAACGCATAATGGAAGTATATTTAAACAGCATAGAAATGGGGAAAGGTGTATATGGAGCGGAAACCGCTTCCCAATATTGGTTTCAAAAACCTGCTTCAAAATTAACCACATACGAAGCTGCTGCCATTGCGGCGGTACTTCCAAATCCAAGGGTTTATAGAGCCAATCCCGCAAGCAGTTATATCGCGCAAAGAAAAACCTGGATCGTTGGGCAAATGCAGAATTATGGACCTTTCAGCATTAAAAATTAG
- a CDS encoding GreA/GreB family elongation factor, whose protein sequence is MKEELYKKCESYLEEKIARISHSIQDLEAALTNESKSSAGDKYETSREMINIEIHKLSTQLQQFQQLQVTLEVAKRSATADTVKMGSLVKATNAVYFICIPIGEVEIGDKKTYVIGAGSPIAQALIGKSVGDPFSFNAVSGTIVSIN, encoded by the coding sequence ATGAAAGAGGAGCTATATAAAAAATGTGAAAGCTATTTAGAAGAAAAAATAGCAAGGATCTCCCATTCCATACAAGATCTGGAAGCGGCTTTAACCAATGAATCCAAGAGCAGCGCAGGGGATAAATATGAAACCAGCCGGGAAATGATCAATATCGAAATCCATAAGCTTTCCACTCAGCTGCAACAGTTTCAACAACTACAGGTTACTTTAGAAGTGGCAAAGCGAAGTGCAACTGCCGACACAGTAAAAATGGGAAGTTTGGTAAAAGCCACCAATGCTGTTTATTTTATATGTATTCCAATAGGGGAGGTAGAAATAGGCGATAAAAAAACATATGTAATTGGCGCTGGTTCTCCCATCGCGCAGGCTTTAATAGGTAAATCTGTAGGAGATCCTTTTAGCTTCAATGCAGTATCTGGAACAATCGTTTCTATTAATTAG
- a CDS encoding ABC transporter ATP-binding protein, with translation MLKLKNISFGYNEKPVLKKISLQIAEGDHVSLIGESSCGKSTLLQLIYGLHHTDGSVIWKGNKLKGPNHNLVPGEPFIKYLAQDFDLMPPLSVVENVGKHLSNAYPRKKKKRIMGLLEVVEMKELAHVKAGHLSGGQQQRVALARALANTPELLLLDEPFSHIDHFRKNNLRRKLFAYLKENKITCIIATHDSTDALSFADRTIVLKNGKIYANDTPQELYNNPPNKYIAALFGDINEVMLRSISPKETSRKMILLYPHEIRLVKTSDIKVKVLASYFKGSNFLIKASLKNQIIYFENSEEIGIGYTVNIAIDKNLIASRTRN, from the coding sequence ATGTTGAAACTAAAAAATATCTCTTTTGGTTACAATGAAAAACCGGTATTAAAGAAAATTTCATTACAAATTGCTGAAGGAGATCACGTTTCACTGATCGGGGAAAGCAGTTGTGGGAAAAGCACCTTGCTTCAATTGATTTACGGGCTTCATCATACCGATGGATCTGTGATCTGGAAAGGAAATAAATTGAAAGGTCCAAATCATAATTTAGTTCCCGGAGAGCCATTTATTAAATATTTAGCCCAGGATTTCGACCTCATGCCACCACTCAGCGTGGTCGAAAATGTTGGGAAACACCTAAGCAATGCATATCCCAGAAAGAAAAAGAAGCGCATAATGGGGCTTCTGGAAGTTGTGGAAATGAAAGAGCTTGCCCATGTAAAAGCGGGACACCTTAGCGGTGGACAACAACAACGAGTGGCTTTGGCCAGAGCTTTGGCAAACACACCGGAACTATTATTACTGGATGAACCTTTTAGCCATATAGATCATTTTAGAAAAAACAATCTTAGACGGAAACTGTTTGCCTATTTAAAAGAGAACAAGATTACCTGTATTATTGCAACCCATGACAGCACCGATGCGTTATCTTTTGCAGATAGAACCATAGTCCTTAAAAATGGGAAAATCTACGCGAATGATACTCCTCAGGAATTATATAATAACCCACCAAATAAGTACATTGCGGCTCTCTTTGGAGATATCAATGAAGTGATGTTAAGATCGATCTCTCCTAAAGAGACAAGCCGAAAAATGATTTTATTATACCCCCATGAAATAAGACTGGTAAAAACTTCGGATATAAAAGTTAAGGTCTTAGCGTCCTATTTTAAAGGATCGAACTTCCTTATAAAAGCATCCTTAAAAAATCAGATTATTTATTTTGAAAATTCTGAAGAAATTGGAATAGGTTACACCGTGAATATTGCAATAGATAAAAACCTGATAGCGTCCAGGACTCGAAACTAA
- a CDS encoding prolyl oligopeptidase family serine peptidase — protein sequence MKKLLIGIIAAGALYPCEVYSQQDEAEVLKYPETKKVDTVTNYFGTEVKDPYRWLEDDRSKETEDWVKAENKVTFDYLAKIPYRKELNKRLTELWNYEKLGAPYTEGNYDYFYKNDGLQNQYVVYRKKGDDGDAEVFLDPNKFSKDGTTSLGGLSFSKDGMLAAYSISEGGSDWRKVILMDTESKKAIEDTLIDVKFSGISWKGNEGFYYSSYEKPKGSELSAKTDQHRLFYHKLGTKQSEDKLVFGGTPEQKHRYIGGYVTEDDHYLFISARNSTSGGKLFMMDLTKPNPELVSILDNEDTDTYVIENDGSKLFIVTNMDAPNKKIVTVDASNPSSDNWKDFIPETENVLTPSTGGGYFFTEYMVDAVSKVKQYDYKGKLVRDVDLPGVGSVGGFSTKKEKEHLYYSFTNYVTPGSIYKYDIKKGTSELYNKPTIDFNPEEYESKQVFFASKDGTKVPMIITHKKGIELNGKNPTILYGYGGFNISLTPSFSIANAVWMEQGGIYAVPSLRGGGEYGKEWHDAGIKLKKQNVFDDFIAAAEYLIKEKYTSSDYLAIRGGSNGGLLVGATMTQRPELMKVALPAVGVMDMLRYHTFTAGAGWAYDYGTSEDNKEMFEYLYGYSPVQNVKEGVKYPATMVTTGDHDDRVVPAHSFKFAAELQEKQAGNNPVLIRIETKAGHGAGKPTAMIIDEYADIFSFTLYNMGFEVLPEKVSDKVKG from the coding sequence ATGAAAAAACTACTAATCGGAATTATCGCAGCTGGAGCCCTTTATCCTTGTGAAGTATATTCCCAACAAGACGAAGCAGAAGTATTGAAATATCCAGAAACCAAAAAGGTAGATACCGTAACCAATTATTTTGGAACCGAAGTAAAAGACCCATATCGATGGTTGGAGGACGACAGAAGCAAGGAAACCGAAGATTGGGTAAAGGCTGAAAACAAGGTTACCTTCGATTATTTAGCTAAAATCCCATACAGGAAAGAACTCAATAAACGATTGACCGAGCTTTGGAACTACGAAAAACTTGGAGCACCTTACACTGAAGGGAATTACGATTATTTCTATAAAAATGATGGGCTTCAAAATCAGTATGTAGTTTATCGAAAAAAAGGAGATGATGGAGATGCCGAAGTGTTTTTGGATCCCAATAAATTCAGCAAAGACGGGACCACGTCTTTAGGGGGATTGAGTTTTTCCAAAGATGGAATGCTGGCCGCTTATTCAATTTCTGAAGGAGGTAGCGATTGGAGAAAAGTAATCCTAATGGATACGGAATCCAAAAAAGCAATTGAGGACACGCTGATAGATGTTAAATTTAGCGGGATTTCTTGGAAAGGGAACGAAGGTTTTTACTATTCCAGCTACGAAAAACCAAAAGGGAGTGAGCTTTCAGCAAAGACAGATCAGCACAGGCTTTTTTATCATAAACTAGGAACCAAGCAAAGCGAGGATAAATTGGTATTTGGTGGAACCCCCGAACAGAAACATAGATATATTGGTGGTTATGTAACCGAGGATGACCATTACTTATTCATTTCTGCTAGGAATTCTACTTCCGGTGGTAAATTGTTCATGATGGATCTCACCAAACCAAATCCAGAATTGGTCAGCATACTGGATAATGAAGATACAGATACGTATGTGATCGAGAATGATGGCAGTAAATTATTTATTGTAACCAATATGGATGCACCAAATAAAAAGATCGTAACGGTAGATGCTTCCAATCCAAGTTCCGATAACTGGAAAGATTTTATCCCTGAAACCGAAAACGTATTAACTCCATCTACGGGTGGTGGCTATTTCTTTACAGAATATATGGTAGATGCCGTTTCCAAAGTAAAACAATACGATTATAAAGGGAAATTGGTCAGGGATGTAGATTTGCCTGGGGTAGGATCGGTTGGTGGTTTTAGCACAAAAAAGGAAAAAGAGCACTTATATTACTCTTTTACCAATTATGTGACTCCGGGAAGTATCTATAAATATGATATCAAGAAAGGGACTTCAGAATTATACAATAAGCCAACTATAGATTTTAATCCTGAAGAGTACGAAAGCAAGCAGGTTTTCTTTGCTTCTAAAGACGGTACAAAAGTTCCAATGATCATCACCCATAAAAAAGGAATCGAGCTAAACGGAAAGAACCCGACCATTCTTTATGGATATGGAGGCTTCAATATCAGTTTAACACCTTCTTTTAGCATCGCAAATGCGGTTTGGATGGAGCAGGGTGGTATTTATGCCGTACCTAGTTTACGTGGAGGTGGGGAATATGGAAAAGAGTGGCACGATGCAGGAATCAAGCTGAAAAAACAAAATGTTTTTGACGACTTTATAGCTGCAGCAGAATATCTGATAAAAGAGAAATATACTTCTAGTGACTACTTAGCAATTCGCGGTGGTTCCAACGGAGGATTATTGGTTGGTGCTACAATGACGCAGCGTCCGGAATTAATGAAGGTAGCATTGCCTGCTGTTGGGGTGATGGATATGTTGCGTTACCACACATTTACTGCCGGAGCAGGATGGGCGTATGATTATGGAACTTCTGAAGATAACAAGGAAATGTTCGAGTATCTATATGGCTATTCTCCCGTTCAAAATGTAAAAGAAGGGGTAAAATATCCTGCAACGATGGTTACTACCGGAGATCATGATGATCGTGTAGTACCAGCGCATTCCTTTAAATTTGCGGCAGAACTGCAAGAAAAACAAGCCGGGAACAATCCCGTGCTTATTAGAATTGAAACCAAAGCAGGTCATGGTGCCGGGAAACCAACTGCGATGATCATAGATGAATATGCCGATATCTTTTCATTTACCCTTTACAACATGGGATTTGAAGTTTTGCCTGAAAAGGTAAGCGACAAAGTGAAAGGATAA
- a CDS encoding aspartate-semialdehyde dehydrogenase has product MRIAVVGATGMVGQVILKILEERNFPISELYPVASQKSIGNSITFNNKEFKVIGLEEAVALKPDLALFSAGGDTSLQWAPKFAAVGTIVIDNSSAWRMDPEKKLIIPEINAEEISSEDLIIANPNCSTIQMLMALKPLHDTYKIKRVVVSTYQSITGTGVKAVQQLENEYQDAKGEMAYPYPIHRNAIPHCDVFTENGYTKEEMKLSNETKKILGDQSIQVSATAIRIPVVGGHSESINVEFEAEFDENDVRKLLSDFPGVTVQDNPSVNTYPMPIYAEGKDDVFVGRIRRDYSQPKTLNMWVVADNLRKGAATNAIQIAEYLVKKGFVKYAVN; this is encoded by the coding sequence ATGAGAATAGCAGTAGTTGGTGCAACCGGAATGGTAGGACAAGTAATCTTAAAAATTTTGGAAGAACGAAATTTTCCAATTTCAGAATTATACCCTGTAGCTTCCCAAAAATCTATCGGAAATAGCATAACATTCAATAATAAAGAGTTTAAAGTAATCGGTCTGGAAGAGGCAGTGGCCTTAAAACCAGATCTTGCACTCTTTTCAGCAGGTGGGGATACTTCTTTACAATGGGCTCCAAAATTTGCTGCGGTTGGAACTATAGTGATCGATAATTCTTCGGCCTGGAGAATGGATCCTGAAAAAAAATTAATTATTCCGGAGATCAATGCCGAAGAAATTTCTTCAGAAGATCTAATTATAGCAAATCCCAATTGCTCTACTATCCAAATGTTAATGGCGTTAAAGCCATTGCATGATACATATAAAATAAAGCGGGTGGTTGTTTCTACGTATCAGTCTATAACAGGGACTGGTGTAAAAGCTGTACAGCAATTGGAAAATGAATATCAGGATGCAAAAGGAGAAATGGCATATCCCTATCCTATCCATAGAAATGCGATCCCGCATTGCGATGTTTTTACTGAAAATGGTTACACTAAAGAAGAAATGAAACTTTCCAACGAAACCAAAAAGATTCTGGGAGATCAATCTATTCAGGTTTCGGCAACGGCAATCAGGATTCCTGTAGTAGGTGGACATAGCGAGTCCATAAATGTGGAATTTGAAGCTGAGTTTGATGAAAACGATGTTCGCAAATTACTAAGTGATTTCCCTGGGGTGACCGTACAAGACAACCCATCGGTCAACACCTATCCTATGCCGATTTATGCCGAAGGAAAAGATGATGTATTTGTAGGAAGAATAAGAAGGGATTATTCTCAACCAAAAACCTTAAATATGTGGGTGGTAGCCGATAATTTACGTAAAGGAGCTGCTACCAATGCCATTCAGATTGCAGAATACCTAGTGAAAAAAGGTTTTGTAAAATACGCGGTGAACTAA
- the mscL gene encoding large conductance mechanosensitive channel protein MscL has translation MSFFADFKSFLLKKDIVALATAVVIGAAFNKVISSVVADIFMPVIGVLTGGTDFTQKFIALDGQKYGTLEAAQEAEAAVLTYGNLIQAIIYFILVGLFVFLFLKAYEKTKKKEEEAAPAPKGPSQEELLIEIRDELKKQNS, from the coding sequence ATGTCGTTTTTCGCCGATTTTAAATCTTTTTTACTAAAAAAGGATATTGTTGCCCTAGCCACTGCTGTAGTAATTGGTGCTGCGTTTAACAAAGTAATATCTTCTGTGGTTGCAGATATATTTATGCCTGTAATAGGCGTGTTAACAGGTGGAACAGATTTCACTCAGAAATTTATCGCTTTGGATGGTCAAAAATATGGCACATTGGAAGCAGCTCAAGAAGCTGAAGCTGCTGTTCTTACCTATGGAAACCTTATTCAGGCAATTATATATTTTATATTAGTTGGACTTTTCGTCTTCCTATTTTTAAAGGCCTACGAAAAGACCAAGAAGAAAGAAGAGGAAGCTGCACCAGCACCAAAAGGACCTTCTCAAGAAGAATTACTTATTGAGATCAGGGATGAATTGAAAAAACAAAATTCTTAA
- the alr gene encoding alanine racemase, which translates to MPPVHETTLEINLKSLEHNYNYLRSKLAKGSKIMAVVKAFGYGSESVEIAKKLSELGVGYFAVAYTKEGVALREAGITAPILVLHPQSINFEEIIERCLEPSIYSEFVLKAFIKTAEKLEQNEYPIHLKLNTGLNRLGFIAPELNTVFEYLAKSDAVKVKSIFSHLAASEDWKEREFTLQQLDKFRKMAFRSFQNLDYRPLLHISNTSAIINYPEAAFDMVRCGIGLYGFGNDENINKHLKPIGTLKTIVSQIHQLVPGESVGYKRAFTATEKMKSATLPIGYADGINRQYGNGRGGVFINGNYAPIIGNVCMDMLMIDITGIDCKEGDEVIVFGGPHHATQFAASGNTISYELITGISQRVKRVIVQE; encoded by the coding sequence ATGCCACCAGTACATGAAACTACCCTGGAGATCAATCTAAAATCCCTGGAACATAATTATAATTATCTACGATCTAAACTTGCCAAAGGCTCAAAAATAATGGCCGTTGTGAAGGCGTTTGGATATGGAAGCGAATCTGTTGAAATAGCTAAAAAACTAAGTGAACTAGGGGTTGGTTATTTTGCGGTCGCCTATACCAAAGAAGGGGTTGCTCTTAGGGAGGCAGGAATAACAGCACCTATTTTGGTACTGCACCCGCAATCCATCAATTTTGAAGAAATTATCGAAAGATGTCTGGAACCCAGCATTTATAGTGAATTTGTTCTTAAGGCATTTATTAAAACCGCTGAAAAGCTCGAACAAAACGAGTATCCCATTCATTTAAAATTAAATACAGGACTTAACAGGCTTGGATTTATAGCTCCAGAATTAAATACTGTTTTTGAATATCTGGCAAAATCGGATGCTGTTAAAGTGAAATCCATTTTCTCTCATCTCGCTGCAAGTGAAGATTGGAAGGAACGTGAATTCACACTACAACAATTGGACAAGTTCAGGAAAATGGCATTCAGATCGTTCCAAAACCTGGATTATAGACCGCTGCTTCATATAAGCAATACCTCAGCAATAATAAATTATCCGGAAGCAGCTTTCGACATGGTTAGATGCGGAATTGGCCTTTATGGGTTTGGAAATGATGAAAACATCAATAAGCACCTAAAGCCAATTGGCACCTTAAAAACGATTGTTTCACAAATCCATCAACTTGTACCGGGAGAAAGCGTAGGATATAAAAGGGCCTTTACGGCAACAGAAAAAATGAAGTCCGCTACTTTACCAATTGGGTATGCAGATGGCATTAACAGGCAATATGGAAACGGCAGGGGCGGAGTTTTTATAAACGGAAACTATGCGCCCATCATTGGAAATGTGTGCATGGATATGCTTATGATAGACATCACTGGAATTGACTGTAAAGAAGGTGATGAAGTCATTGTTTTTGGTGGGCCTCATCATGCTACGCAATTTGCTGCTTCAGGAAATACGATTTCGTATGAATTGATTACGGGAATTTCACAAAGGGTAAAACGAGTGATCGTTCAAGAATAA
- a CDS encoding thymidine kinase, which produces MFLENTVNHKEQFGWIEVICGSMFSGKTEELIRRLKRATFAKQKVEIFKPAIDKRYHEEMVVSHDSNEIRSTPVPSAANIRILADGCDVVGIDEAQFFDDEIVTVCNDLANNGIRVIVAGLDMDFKGNPFGPMPSLMATAEYVTKVHAVCTRTGNLAQFSYRKAVNDDLVFLGENEEYEPLSRAAYFKAMLKERVKHYSVKDAETIDPGKSAT; this is translated from the coding sequence ATGTTTCTCGAAAATACAGTAAATCATAAGGAGCAATTTGGCTGGATAGAAGTAATTTGTGGCTCGATGTTTTCCGGAAAAACCGAAGAACTGATCCGCCGACTGAAACGAGCCACGTTTGCAAAACAAAAGGTAGAGATCTTTAAACCTGCCATAGATAAACGTTACCATGAAGAAATGGTGGTGTCTCATGATTCCAATGAAATTAGGTCCACTCCCGTTCCCTCTGCGGCGAATATCCGCATTTTGGCCGATGGCTGCGATGTGGTAGGAATAGATGAGGCACAATTTTTTGATGATGAAATAGTGACCGTTTGCAATGATCTCGCAAATAACGGAATTCGGGTGATTGTAGCCGGATTGGACATGGATTTTAAAGGAAACCCATTTGGACCCATGCCTAGTTTGATGGCAACTGCCGAATATGTTACCAAGGTTCATGCGGTGTGCACAAGAACTGGGAACCTTGCCCAGTTTAGTTATAGAAAAGCAGTCAATGACGATTTGGTTTTTTTGGGGGAAAATGAAGAATACGAACCTTTAAGCAGGGCTGCCTATTTTAAGGCGATGCTTAAAGAACGAGTAAAACACTATTCTGTAAAAGATGCAGAAACCATAGACCCGGGAAAATCTGCTACATAA